The Pseudomonadota bacterium genomic interval ATCACCTCGCGCACCTTGGGCTCCAGCGAGACGGTGCCGTCCGGTCCGTAGATCAGGGCGCCGGCCGCGTAGAGCGCCTCGAACCACTCGAGCGTGGTCTTGGTCACCGGCATCTGCGCGTCCCGGATGATGTCCGCAACTTTCGCTTCGGCAGTCTGGTTGCTCATCTGGTTTTCTCCTTTGTTTTGCGCCACGTCGAGGTGGCGGGCACGGTTGTTTCCGACAGTTCGAACATGCCACGGCTCTCCGTATCAGCCTCAACTGCTATCAGTGCCCAAAATTTGCGCATACACAAGAGGTACACCTGTGACATCATGAATCATCTGCACGATATGGTCGTCACCTGCACATCGTGGCAGTCGATAGAGTTTTTCGTCGTTATTTCGTCAGGTTGTAGATTAATCAACCCCATCGGGCGCCTTTGCGGTTCTCCCCTCTCGGGCGAGATCCCGATCAAGCCCGGTGAGAAAAATTCAGGGAAATTGACTTTCGAGGCAGCTCCAAGCCGCGCCGTTGCTGTCTCGCAGCAGATGTCACAGGTGTACCCCTTGGCCGAAGCCTTTTTTTTCCATAGAGTTACCCGATAGGAGAGGCACCGATGCCGACGAAAATGCACGAACCAGAGCCGCCTTCGGAGAGAAACGAGACGATCCTGGTCGTCGACGACGAGATCGATTTCCTTGAAGGTGTACGCAAGACGATGACGGCTTCCGGCTTCTCGGACGTCCTCATGGCGGTCGACATCGAGACCTCCCTTCGGCTCGTGGAGGCGTACGCCCCGGTCCTCGCGCTCGTGGATCTCGATCTCGGTAAGAAGGAGCGGAGCGGCATCGCGCTCATCCAGCAGCTCCTCAAGCTGCAGGGCGGCCCGATCCCGGTCGTGCTGTCCGGCGACCGCACGTTCGAGCAGTTCTTCCGCGCTGCGCGCGCGGGCGCGGTGGATTTCCTGGTGAAGGGTCCCTACGTCGACGTCCCGGGAGAGGTCGCGCGGATCCTCGACGGCGATCGAGGCGCTACGCGAGGGCGGGTGCTCCCCGAGATGATCTCCGACCTCGGATACCTCCGCTCCTTCGGTCTCACGGCCAAGGAGATCGCGCTGCTCATGGAGTTTACGAAAGGCTTCCCCAGCCTGAGCGAGCTCTCGATGCGCCTCGAACAACAGCCGGTGCAGACACGCAAGACTTTTTCCAGGATCTACGACAAGCTCCACATCACGGATTTGCACCAGCTCATCCGCACGCTCACCGTCTGCGAGCTGTTCGGCGCCGAGAGCTGAAAATCGATACGCGCATGCTCGGCGTCGAAAGCGCGCAACAGCTCGTCCGGTCTCTGGCAATCTGCGAAGCCTATCGGGAGGGGATCCCGAGGCCGAGCCTGCGCTCCTCCCGGTAGATCTCGCAGACCTCGAGCGCGCGGATGAGGTGGGGGACATTCTCCACTCCGAGCTTCACGCAGATCCGGGCGAGCGCTTTCGTGATCTGCGCCTGCGTGTCGTCGCGTCGAACGAGCTCCACCACCGCCGATACTTCCTGCGCGGTGAGCCCGAGGAATCGAAGGTAGTTGAGATCGGAATCGATGCGGGGCGCCGGTCGCCCCGGGATCGCGCCTCGCTCGCCGTCGAAGATCCGGCCGGCTTCCCGCGGGACGTCGAGGCTCGGGCCCTTGACGAGATAGTCGATTGCGCCACATCGCGCCGCGCGGAACTGCTGCGGCTGCGACCTGTCGCCGGAGAGCACCACCGGGAGGGCCGGCCCGTGCTCCTTCGCAATCTTCGTGATGAGGGAGAAGCCGCTCTTCTGGGCGGCGCCGAGGTTCAGGTCGATGAGCACCATCTTCGGGCGATGCTCCGCGACGAGCTTCTCCGCCTTGTCCACCTCGGTGGCGATGAACACCTCCTGGAACCCGGCGAGATCGAACGCGTGCCAGGTGTTGAGGAGGAACTCCTCCTCATCATCGACGAGAAGAATCGTCTTATCGCGCGACGTCATTGATCAGATCCGTCGATGCACAGTTGGGCATGAGGTCTGGTGATCGCATTCGAGTCCACTTTACGGTCGGGCATCTTCCACCTGTCGAGCCCGGCGAGCGAAATGAGCACTTGGGCGTAAGCATCTTCGCGCACCGGATCGTACGGCGCCTTAGGCGGGGAAGTGCGCCGTTGTGCCATCTGGGAGATCGTGACGTCCGGCTCCGTGAACACGCCGTCTCGGAAGCACGCCCGGCAGTACTCCGCGACGCGTTGTCCGGATCGGTCCGTCCCGTGCTCGTAGAAGTTCGTCATCACCCCGCCGCAGCTTTGGCATACGCTGGCTGCGCGGCTCTCGTTTGGTTCCGACATCGCATCTCCTCCGCGGACCAATCGCGCCCATGGTCGTGCGCACGACCATTCTGGGGCTGCTCTGCGCCGACCCGTCAAGCCGTACAGGTGTGACAATTCAACGATTACGGGGGGTTGGGTTGTTAACTTTTTTCGGAGGTGATGCCGAGTCAAGTGCTGCAAAACGAGATCGACGGGAAGTGAGCTGCGCGTGATATCTGCCGCCTCGTCCTCGCGCTTACGATCCGCAAGCTCCTCAATAAAGAAAACTGAAAATCGACCGCGCGGAAACCCGCGCCGTTGCTGGATTGTCACAGGTGTACCTCTTGACACCTGAGCACAGGCTAGTTCCATGAATCTGGTGAAGCGAATGCGATGAGCGAGAGCACCAAAATCCCCGAGCCGCTCCACGGGGCCGGCCGCGTACCGCCCGATGCCGGGTTGTACGCTTCGGAAGGCCGATACCGCCGCCTGTTCGAAGCCGCCAAGGACGGTATTCTGATACTTGATGCGGATAGTGGAAGGATCGTTGACGTCAATCCTTTCCTGATGGAGTTGACGGGCTATTCGCACGAGGAGTTCCTCGGCAAGCACCTTTGGGAGACCGGCCCATTCAAGGACGTTGCCGCCTCCATGGGCTCGTTCTCCCGACTGCAGACCGAGGAGCACGTTCGCTTTGAGGATCTTCCGCTGAGGGCCCGCGACGGACGGAAGATCGCCGTCGATTTCATCAGCAACATCTACCGCGCCGATGACGAGAGCGTGATCCAGTGCAACGTCCGCGACATCACGGCGCGCAAGCACGCGGAGGCGAGGCATTCCGAACTCGAGGCGCAACTCTTGGGCGCCCAGAAGATGGAGGCAATCGGCCGCCTCGCGGGCGGCGTGGCGCACGACTTCAACAACCTGCTCAGCGTCATCATCAGCTACGCCGAGTTCGCGATCGACCAGCTGCGCGAGTCCGACCCCGTGAGATCGGATCTCGTGGAGATCCACAAGGCGGGGCAACGGGCTGCGGCGTTGACGAGGCAGCTCCTGGCTTTCGGCCGCAAACAGATGCTGGCGCCCGAGGTGCTGAGCCTCAACGACGTGGTCACCGACATCGAGAGCATGCTCTCGCGGCTTCTCGGCGAGGATGTCGATGTCGTGACACACCTCGCAGAGGATCTCGGCAACGTCACCGCGGATCGCGGTCAGATCGAGCAGGTCATCATGAACCTGGCGGTCAACTCGCGCGACGCCATGCCCGAAGGCGGCAAGTTGACCATCGAGACCGCCAACGTCGAGCTGGACGAGAGCTACGCGGCGCGCCACGTCGCCGTCGTACCCGGGCGGTACGTCCTGTTGTCGGTGTCCGACACGGGGTGCGGCATGGACGCCGAGACGCAGAGCCGCATCTTCGAGCCGTTCTTCACGACGAAGGAGAGGGGCAAGGGCACGGGGATCGGCCTCTCCACCGCCTACGGCATCGTCAAGCAGAGCGGCGGCAACACCTGCGTCTACAGCGAGCCTGGACAGGGCACGGCCTTCAAGGTCTACCTGCCGCGCGTGAGCGCTCCCGTGGTCGAGGCGGCACCTAAACCGGTGTCCGAGGCGCCCAGGGGAAGCGAGACGGTGCTCGTCGTCGAGGACGAGGACGCGGTGCGCAGGCTGACGGAGCGCATCTTGCGGGCAGCAGGGTACAGGGTGCTCGCCGCGTCGAACGGAGGCGAAGCCTTGCTGTTGTGCGAGAAGCACGGGGACGCGATCGACCTCCTCCTGACCGACGTGGTGATGCCACAGATGGGCGGGCGAGAGCTGTTTGCGCGATTAGCGACGATCTCCCCTGGGCTCCGGGTTCTCTTCACCTCGGGCTACACGGACGACACCATCGTTCACCACGGCCTGCTTGCCCCAGGCACCCGTTTCATCGGCAAGCCGTTCAACGCGGCCGCTCTGGCCCGCAAGGTGCGGGAAGTGCTCGACGAAACGTGAGAGGAGAGGGAATGGAAAACGCACCCAAGGGCCGCGTCCTCATTGTAGAGGACGAGACGGCGCTTCGGCATGCCTATGCTCGGATGCTCGAGGACAGGGGATTTTCGGTGAAGCAAGCCGGAGATGGCGAACAGGCAATCGAAGCGCTCGCCACTCGAGCATATGACGTTATTCTGTCCGACATCGCCATGCCTGAAATGGACGGCATCCAACTCCTGCGCGAGTTGCGGCATCGCGATCTCGACGTGCCGGTGATCCTGATCACGGGGTATCCGACCGTGACGGCCGCGGTCGAGGCGGTCGAGTTCGGCGCCCTGCAGTTCCTCGTCAAGCCCATCGACGCCAAGGTACTGGTCGACGCCGTCGGAACGGCGGCCACGCGCAGGCGCATCGCGATGCTCAAGCGTGAGGCGGCCGACGTGACCTCGGACCGCGGGCGTCCCGGGGACGGCTGACGGGTCTCGCGGGCACGTGGCGGAGTGGGCCTATCGAACCATTTCTGCGATCTTCGCGCTGATCGTTTCGAACGCGGGCGACCAGTCCTCGTCGCAGATCGAACAGACGTAGCTCATTTCGCCGAAGCGCTCGTTTGCGAGCTCGACGTAGCGACGCCCCGGGGAAGCTCTCGTAACCTCGACCTCCCCGACCGAACGCGCGCATGCGGGGCGGTAGTACCAGACATCGCCGCCGAGCTCTTCGGCATGGAGCTGCATTTCGTCCTGTTCGAGGCAGCCGTCGAGCTCGTCGCCGAATCCCTGACATGCCGAGGCGCCGTCCTGTCCGCCGAACGGCACGCCGACGATCGCCGCGAAGAAGACCTCATCCGGCTCCTTGAACGACAAGATCTCCTCGTGGAGATGCGCCAGAGAGAAGAGGTGTTCCGGATGCGCGCCGCACGCGAGGTTCACCTTGAGCCCGTCGTACTCCTGGATCTCGCTTTCCGCGAACAGCGCGGCGCCGTCCTCCATGGAGCAGTCCTCTTCGTCGCTCACGACGACCAGCGCGAGCATGGATTCGTCGCGCAGAAAGTCGTCCTGGTCGTCCCGCCCCAACGCGACCACCGCCGATGCGAGCTGCTGCTCGAACCCACAGCCGCCCGTTCCCTGCATCGACAGACACGCTGCGCGCGCCGCGAGGTTCGGATCCGGATCGTCGGGAGTGCTCTCCATCCACGGTGCGGTCTGGCTCGGGCAGCCGATTGTCGTGCTGCCGTTCGTGTGGCACACGCCGACCCCGCCGCCGCCGAGGCCCTGGCAAGTCCACCCCGGAGGGCACTGCGCGGCGGTCTCGTCGCACTCGACGCTGTCGTTGGCGAGCGCGATGCTGGAAACTTCGATTGTCTGGAACCGACCGTAGTCTCCGAACGCCTGGCATTCGGGAGGAACCGTCCAGGGCCACGAGGCGTCGTTGTTCACGCCGTTCGACGAGAACCCCAGGTTGGAGGTCACCACCGCGACGCGGATGTCGTCGATCGCATCGTAAGACGAGGTCGGCAGTGGGTTCGCGAGCGACCCGACGAACGCGAACAGATCGGTAGCGAGCTCCGCCTGCTCCTGGTTCATCGACTGGGAGTCGTCGATGACCAGGAGGAGGTCCAACGACGACGGCCCCGTATCGGTGGTCGTGTCGGTGTCGCCGCCATCGACAGCGTCGTCCAACCACGGCATGGTCTTCATGCCGCAGCCGGCCAAGACAGCGCACAGCGCGAGCCCAAAGATGCGCGTCCACGTGCCTTTCGTCCTGGAGTCCAAGAGCATGATCCCTCAGGTCCGTGTCCCCGACATCACGTCCGGGCCACATTCCTCCAGTACAGTCTCATTCATGGAAAAGAGGGAAGAAATCGTATCTGTGAATACACGCACACCGATTTCACGATCGCTTACCCCGTGTTTCGCGAGGTCGGTCGTTCGTGTTTATATGCTCGAATTGATTCGTTTTTTCTAGCGAAAAGGTTGCGGCGTCCCCACCTCCGGAGCAGACTCGGTGGCACTTGGGGGGGGCATGGGCTCGGACAACGGTATCAGCTCCAGCGACGAGAATCTGTACTCCCGTCTGGGCAAGACGGACGAGACGCCCCGCCGGACTTCGCTCCGCACCTCAGAGCGCCGCGCTCGCTCTTCGTCTCGAAGCCTCCTGCAGCTGGACGAGCCGAGCTGCCACGGGATCACGCCGGCCAGCGTGTCGGCAACGCCGTTCACCGAGATCCTGGCCGAGATCGAGACCGCTCGGTTCGCCGTCGCGGGCGCGATCAAGAAGGTGATGGTCGGAACCCAGGCGATCCTGCACCCCGAGTGCACCGAGCCGGGGGCCGGCCCGCCTGAGATCGACGGCATCCTCGAGTCCGTCAGGGCGCTCGAGCTGAAGATGTGCGCCACTTCCAACGGCGACTCCGTTTTCTATATGCGCGATCCACCTTCTGCCGACGAGCCGATCCGTCAACCGGCGGAGGCCCGGCTCTTGTCGTTCGTGTCCAAGGATGTGCTGTACCTGTTCCCATGGAAGACCGGTGGGAGTGTCGGATTCGGTATCGCGGTCTCGCGCGACGATCTTCGAGCGATCCAGATCGGCGACACCGGCCGCATGTCCTACCCGTTCATGATGTCGCTCGGCGTCACGCCGTTCCTCGCGATGCCGCCCGACGGGATGCTCGCGGCAGCGCGCGAGAACGAGCAGCGCTATCGCGATCGGGCGGGGCACGGGTTTCACCTCCCCACCTTCGTTGAGGCCTATGTCGATTTTCTCGCGTTCGTCGTCCAGGAGACCCCTGCCGCGCTCGGAGCGCTGCTCCTCTGCGAGAGGCACCCGCGCGCGGCGGAGGAGCTGGTGATCGAGCACGACTAGCTGACCGCGAAGGTCTCCTCGGCGGCCCTCTATTTCCTCGGGTACGAGGAGACGGGTTATCGACCGAACGCCTCGCAGAGGAGGAGCCTGAGAGAATCCGAGGTCTCGCGGTCGTGCGGGCTGGCCTTGATCGACGCACTGGTCGGTTGGAAGAACCAATGCTGCCGGAGCTCGGTGCTCGGGGAGTTCGCGGACAGCTACCGCGATTTGCACGTCGACAAGATCGCCGACGTGCTCGTGCGGCAAAAGCCGTGATGAAGTGGGACCACGGCGACGCTGTGCTCGTTGCCTGACCGGAGAATCTTGTCGAAACGGCGCGCGGTCTATGGAGCAGGTGGTGGTGGTGCGTGATCCCCAGGACCGTTTCCGGGCGGCGGGGTCGGGCCTCCTGGAGGGTTCGGACCGCCGGTCGGCGGCTTGGGATCCGTCTTGGACCCCGGACCGTCACATCTCCCGGGATGCTTCGTCGGATCGCGCTGGCACTTCATCGCCGTCATGAAGTCGTGTCGCTGGCTCTCGCCCAGGATATCCAGGAGCGCGAGCTGGAATTCGAATCCACGCGCCTCGATCCGGTCGGCTACCTTGACGAGCTTCCGGTGCAGCCGTTTGAGATCTCCCGTATCCGGATCAGGAGAGATCCACTCCCGCTCGAACGCGTCTTCGAGTTTCCGCTGTTCACCGAAGAGCGGTTTCATGTCGCGCTCCAGCTCGATGAGCAGCTTCTGTACCTGTGCCTTCTGGTCCTTCGCCAGATGCAGCCTGACGAACACCTCGTCCTCGATCGTCGGGATCCGTCTCGGTGGCGGCGGTCCACCCTGCGCCGCGGCGACGAACGGGGCCAGGAGCATCAGGCAACCGATGGTTGCTCCGAGCAGGCGGTTCTTGGTTGCTGTTTCCATGTCGGGCTTCTCCTTCACGTGTGGGTTACTGCGCTGGTGCGCCCTTCGGCGCCGCCGCGGGGGCCGGCCGGTCCCCGATCGGCGGTTTCCCGTCCGATCCCTCCGGGGCAACCGGGCGGCAGGAGAGGCGTCCGCCCTCTGCTCCCTCGGGCGGAGCCGAGCAGGTGCCCTCTGTCGCACGGTCGCCGATCTTCATCGAGCAGGCGTCGCCGGTCTTCTTCCCGTCGCACGCGGCAAGCGCCTCCTCGGGCGGCCGACCTCCCCCTGGACCACCCGGCGGCGGCATCATCGCGTCTCCTCCCGGTGGACGCCCCGGCGGAGGCCCTTGAACGCGACACGAGAGCTTCTCTCCCCCCGCGTCGCCCGGCAGCGCGGCGCACTCGCCCGTCAACTTGCCCTCCCCGAGCGGCACCTCGCACGCGTCCCCGGCGCCCTTGCCGTCGCATGCCGCGAACGCCTCGGCGGGAGGTTGACCGGGCGGCGGTGCGACGCCCTCGGGCATGTCGCCCGGCGCGGCCGCGGTGCCAGCGGGTTCGCTGGCGGAGCTGCACGCTCCGAGCGCACAGCAGAGCAGGGCCATCGAGATGATGCGAATGCGGTTCCTCATTCCAGCCTCCTTCTGTGGAAAGTCCGGATCTAGTCCGTGTCGACGTCCGCGTCGTCGGTGGTCGTGCCGTCGAGACTGAAGACGAAAGTCTTCATGTGGGTCGAGGTGATCGAGTACGCCTTCTCGTAGAGGAGCTCGTCGTCCGAATCGAACACCTTGCAGGTGAGATCGGTCATGTCGGTCTCGTCGTCGTCGTCGGTATCGGCCGTCGCATCCGGGAACACGTCGATGGTGATGGCGTCCTCGATCTCGACGGTCTCCGAGAACAGGTACACGTCGGTGCTGGACTCCTCGCCGAGGAAGTCGACACCGTCGCCGTCGTCGATCGCGTAGATCCCGGAAAAGCTGGCGCCCTGGCCGTAGAGCTTGAACGTCACCTCGGTCGGGTACGACTCGCACCCGGCGAAGACGAGGACGGCTGCCGCCGCCGCGCGGACGATCCTCCACATCCCGTCACCTCATGGCCTGCGGCTCCTTCCCTGTCTTCAGCTCGGGAAGCGCCCTGCCGCAGTCTCGACGGAGAGTGGCGCCCCACGCGCGGCGGTATGACCGCGCGCCGAAGGTTTCCTGTAACGATTTGTAACGCTCAGGGGAGGTCGATCAGGTAGTAGCCGATCCCGCGCGCGGACCTGAGCTGCAGGCGCGCCCCGATCCTCTCGCGCAGCTTCCTGCGAAGCCGCCCGATGCAGACGTCGATCCCCCGATCACGGCCGTTCCACTCGTGCCCGTAGAGGCACAGGGAGAGCTCGTCACGGGTCACCGGGCGTCCCGGCTCAACGGCCAGCAGCGCGAGCGCGGCGAACTCAACGGTCGAGAGACGGATCTCCTCGCCGTCCAGCCAGAGCGTGCGCCGCCCCCGGTCGAGAGTCGCGTTCCCCAGCTCGATCCTGTCCTTCTGAGGAGTCGTCCGCCCGTCTCCTTCTCCGCGCCCAAGAGAGACGTGGTCGCTGACACGGGTTCGTATGACAACGATCCATGCTCTGGCGCGAATCTCTAACACGGATTGCGAGATAGAACGGATCGTCCTACCCTCATGCGGGCGACCTAAGATGCGAGCGACGGCCGACAGAACATAGCGGGGCTCTTCTCCTGGAGTCGGACATGCCAGACGGGGACCGAGGATCGACTACCCTCACAGAGGAGGAGACTGAGAAAATCCGAGGTCTCGCGGTCGTGCGGGCTGGCCTTGATCGACGCACTGGTCGGTTGGAAGAACCAATGCTGCCGGAGCTCGGTGCACGGGGAGTTCGCGGACAGCTACCGCGATTTGCACATCGACAAGATCGCCGACGTGCTCGTGCGGCAAAGGCCGTGACGAAATGCCACGCTGGTGCTTCCGAGGCAGCAACAGGGGAGCCTGTAGGGCGGACCGAGTTGCCGCAGGTCGTGAACGAAGTCGGTGCGCACGGCCACTGAAGGGAAGTGATCTTTCTACAAGGGGGGAAGTATGAAGCGGACCATGCAAACGCTTCTCACAGCGTGTGCTCTCGCCTGTTTTATGCTGGCTTGTGGAGAAAACGCTGGCGGTGACGGTGACGCCGACGCGTCCTCCGATACCGATGCGGACACCGACAATGACTCGGACTCGGACTCGGACAGCGATACAGATATCGACACGGATACCGACACCGACACCGATTCGGATACGGATATTGACACCGACACGGACACTGACACGGATACAGACACAGATACCGATTCGGATACAGACACCGACACGGACGCGGACACGGACACGGACACCGACATCGATACCGATTCGGACACTGACACCGACACCGACGCCGACGCCGACGTTTGCTCGGCGAGCGGCAACTGGTACGACCCTGCGACCGGGCTATGCTGGCAGAGCCCACCGTCGGACGGCACGTTCCCATGGGATGACGCGGTGGCCCACTGCGACGGTCTGTCCTCGGGAGGCTTCGACGACTGGCGCCTACCATTCATACAGGAGCTGATATCGCTCATGCGGGGCTGCGTGGACGGCACCGAAACAGGCGATCTGAGCACCAGCGCCTGCGTGGTGGCGGACCCCGGGTGCCTCGACCTAGCGTGCCTCGACTCGGGCTGCGAATATTGCGATGTTTTCGAAGGGCCGGATGACGATCCCTCGGGCTGCTACTGGGATCCGGCAGTGGGGGGTGAGTGCAGCTGGTACTGGTCGTCGTCGACCGTTACCGGATATTTTTCATTCTCGTGGCTCGTGAGCTTCAACACCGGCAGCGTGAGTAGCGGCGGCAATACTAACGCGGGCAATGTTCGTTGTGTTCGTGGCGGACCTTGATCTCGGCCCTTCATGTCTTGGAATCTCTAACTGGGAACTGGTGGGCCAGCACGGTGGCCGAGAACCGCGCGGAGTACGGCCGTGCACAGGACGCCTCGCGCCTCGTGTTCGAGAATGGTCCCGAGCGCTCGACTCGGGCAATGGGGAGCAGCCAATGAGGCACCTGGTCACCCTTCCGCTCGTCGGGTTCCTGGTCGCGTGCGGAGCCGGCCCGGAGGCGCAAAGGAAAGGCCAGATCCCGACGCCGGCCCTGGGGCCCGGCGAGGGACATCCGAGCCCGGGCCAGGTTACCGCGACGACCGCC includes:
- a CDS encoding response regulator, with product MPTKMHEPEPPSERNETILVVDDEIDFLEGVRKTMTASGFSDVLMAVDIETSLRLVEAYAPVLALVDLDLGKKERSGIALIQQLLKLQGGPIPVVLSGDRTFEQFFRAARAGAVDFLVKGPYVDVPGEVARILDGDRGATRGRVLPEMISDLGYLRSFGLTAKEIALLMEFTKGFPSLSELSMRLEQQPVQTRKTFSRIYDKLHITDLHQLIRTLTVCELFGAES
- a CDS encoding response regulator; translated protein: MYASEGRYRRLFEAAKDGILILDADSGRIVDVNPFLMELTGYSHEEFLGKHLWETGPFKDVAASMGSFSRLQTEEHVRFEDLPLRARDGRKIAVDFISNIYRADDESVIQCNVRDITARKHAEARHSELEAQLLGAQKMEAIGRLAGGVAHDFNNLLSVIISYAEFAIDQLRESDPVRSDLVEIHKAGQRAAALTRQLLAFGRKQMLAPEVLSLNDVVTDIESMLSRLLGEDVDVVTHLAEDLGNVTADRGQIEQVIMNLAVNSRDAMPEGGKLTIETANVELDESYAARHVAVVPGRYVLLSVSDTGCGMDAETQSRIFEPFFTTKERGKGTGIGLSTAYGIVKQSGGNTCVYSEPGQGTAFKVYLPRVSAPVVEAAPKPVSEAPRGSETVLVVEDEDAVRRLTERILRAAGYRVLAASNGGEALLLCEKHGDAIDLLLTDVVMPQMGGRELFARLATISPGLRVLFTSGYTDDTIVHHGLLAPGTRFIGKPFNAAALARKVREVLDET
- a CDS encoding response regulator, with the protein product MTSRDKTILLVDDEEEFLLNTWHAFDLAGFQEVFIATEVDKAEKLVAEHRPKMVLIDLNLGAAQKSGFSLITKIAKEHGPALPVVLSGDRSQPQQFRAARCGAIDYLVKGPSLDVPREAGRIFDGERGAIPGRPAPRIDSDLNYLRFLGLTAQEVSAVVELVRRDDTQAQITKALARICVKLGVENVPHLIRALEVCEIYREERRLGLGIPSR
- a CDS encoding zinc ribbon domain-containing protein; the protein is MSEPNESRAASVCQSCGGVMTNFYEHGTDRSGQRVAEYCRACFRDGVFTEPDVTISQMAQRRTSPPKAPYDPVREDAYAQVLISLAGLDRWKMPDRKVDSNAITRPHAQLCIDGSDQ
- a CDS encoding response regulator: MENAPKGRVLIVEDETALRHAYARMLEDRGFSVKQAGDGEQAIEALATRAYDVILSDIAMPEMDGIQLLRELRHRDLDVPVILITGYPTVTAAVEAVEFGALQFLVKPIDAKVLVDAVGTAATRRRIAMLKREAADVTSDRGRPGDG
- a CDS encoding DUF1566 domain-containing protein; protein product: MLACGENAGGDGDADASSDTDADTDNDSDSDSDSDTDIDTDTDTDTDSDTDIDTDTDTDTDTDTDTDSDTDTDTDADTDTDTDIDTDSDTDTDTDADADVCSASGNWYDPATGLCWQSPPSDGTFPWDDAVAHCDGLSSGGFDDWRLPFIQELISLMRGCVDGTETGDLSTSACVVADPGCLDLACLDSGCEYCDVFEGPDDDPSGCYWDPAVGGECSWYWSSSTVTGYFSFSWLVSFNTGSVSSGGNTNAGNVRCVRGGP
- a CDS encoding winged helix-turn-helix domain-containing protein produces the protein MLEIRARAWIVVIRTRVSDHVSLGRGEGDGRTTPQKDRIELGNATLDRGRRTLWLDGEEIRLSTVEFAALALLAVEPGRPVTRDELSLCLYGHEWNGRDRGIDVCIGRLRRKLRERIGARLQLRSARGIGYYLIDLP